DNA sequence from the Methylomonas albis genome:
GCGGCGTTTCACGCATCACGCGTTGCACCCCGGCGCTTTGTTGCACCACATGGCTTAGTTCATGCGCCAACAATTCGCGCCCGGCATCGGCATCCGGCGCAAATTCGCCAGGCGCAAAATACACGTCATTACCAACCGTAAACGCACGGGCATTCAGTTGTTTGCACAAATCCGCCGCTTCGGCATCGTTGTGAATAACCGCGCCGGAAAAATCCGCGCCTAGCTGTTGCTCCATCTCGCGCCGGATATTTTCCGGCAATGGCGCCCCCTTACCCCGGCTTTCCTCGATTCGCGCCTCCACAGACTGCTCGACTGTGTTTGCCGACGCGGCTGATTCGGTATCGTCAGGCTGCTCTGCATGTTCGGCTGCAACCCTGTGCAAGCGGGTTTGGGCGACCGTTTGCTCTGCGTCTGCCGGTTTGGATTTACGCAACAAACGCGCCACAGCGCTGGGTTGTTCATCTGTTTTTTCGGGGCCTGCTGCCTTGCGAAATAGTCGGGCAGCCTTGGGTTTTTCTTCTTCCTGGGCTTTGCGATTCAGCCGCTTGAGCTGATCCGGTTTTTCATCCTCGGTTTCCACGGAACGCTGCGCAACTGGATTTTTCTTTTCCTCATCCGGCTGTTTCGCCCGGTGTACCGGCTTTTGCTCATCTTCAGGTTTTGCGGCATTAGCCACCGCCCGATTCAGCCGCCGCAGCAAGCGCTGGGCGCTGGGCACCGGCTTGCTGGAAATCATCTCCTTATCTTCCTTCACGCCCGGCTGCTCATCAGTCTTTTTAGCGCGACTGACTTCCTGCGCTACTTGGTCCGCTTCCTTTTCCTCAGGATCATGCGGCTGGCTGACCGCCATCTTGCGTTGCAGATACGCCGGCTTGCGCTGCTTTTTTTCTTCGTTGGGCTTCGGCGGCGCACTGGTTTTGCGCTGCGGCTGTTTTTTACGGAGTTTGGACGCCAAGGTTGCCATAAGCTAACTCCTTAACTGTTTTAACTGTGCCGGCGGATTGCGGCCCAGTTTTTGATATTCGCGTTGCAAAGCCGACAATAAGGTCTCGATGCCGATGGGTTGGTCCGCCGGGCTGCAACCGGCGGCGGTCAGCACCACATTCCGGATCTGGCCGCCGCTGATGTCGCAATAGCTGGCCAGTGTTTTGCACAAGTCGTCGCTGGGGCTGCGTTGACCGAAATGGCTGCGCCATAAATCCAGGCGCTCCTGAAACCCCGGCATGGGAAAATCCACAATCGCATCCAGCCGCCGGGTAAAAGCGTTATCGATACGCTCGCGGCTGTTGGTGGTCAGAATCGTGATGCCGGGATGGTTTTCGATGCGGGTCAATAAAAAATTGGTCAGCATATTGGCGTAACGTTCGCCGCTTTGTTGGGCGTCGGTGCGGCGGCCAAATAAGGAATCGGCCTCGTCGAACAGTAGGACGGCATCGGCAGCGGCAGCCAAATCCAGCAAGCTGCCCAGGTTTTTCTCGGATTCGCCGACATATTTGTTCATAATCGCCGCCAAATCCACGCGGTACAGCGGTGCGCCCAGCGCAGTGGCGACATAACTGGCGGCCAGGGTTTTGCCGGTGCCGCTGTCGCCGACGAATAAGGCCCGCAGACCGGCATTGCGCGAGGCTTGCAAGGTTACGCCCAAAGCTTCCCACAACGATTCTCGGCTATGCGCGCGGGCGATGAAATCGTGCAGGTATTGCTCCACCAGCGGCGGAAATACCACCGCTTCGCGTTCGACGCGCCGCCGCACCGGCTCGGCCAATAGCCGCAAGCGTTCCGCGCCCAAATCGCGGCGGGCTTGGGCAATGTGTTCGGCATTCAATACGCTGCGGCTTTGTTCCGCGCGCAGCACCGCATTGCGTGCCACTTTCTGGATCACCGGCCCGCTCAGCAACGCGCTGGCGGCACGGCGGGCCAATTCAGGATCGGCGAGATAACGCGCCCAAAGCTGGCGGCGCTCGGCTTCGTCTGGCACGCCCATTTCCAATTCCAGCAGATCCTGACCGGACACCGCATCGCTCATCCCCAGCACAATCACATGGGCGATATTGGGCTGTATCACCGGCAACTGCCAGCTGTCGCCGGCCGCAACCTGCACCTTGATGACCGGCAGCCAGCCGGCCAGTTGGCAGGCCAGTGGTAAGGCCGGCTGCTGTTGCCACAAGTCACTCTGCACTTCAATGGCAGTCAATCCCAACAAACCGGCCAGTTCGGCGGCCAAAGCCCGCCGGCCACAACCGCTGTTGCCGCGTATTGCCAAGCCGCGCACCTCGCCTTTCGCCAATAAGGTCGCCAGATGCGGTAATTGCTTGCGGATACGTTGCGGCAGCAACTCACGGTCGGTCAGCGCAATCACTCGGCATCCCGGCCAAATCGCCGGCCGGCCGCACAATACCGACCACAAAGCCGGCTCGATGCGCAATTGTCTTAGCGATAAGGGCCCGCTGCCTTCCAATAGCAAGACCTGCTGTTGCACCAGCGCCGTACTATACAAATCCAGCGCGTCCAGGGTGGCGGCACCGAAGAGTTCATCCAACATTGTTAGCGCCAAATGCACCGCCAGCCGATTACCGGGATTGGGCGTTTGCAATTCGCTGAGCGTCAAGGTCACCAGATAATCGGTCTCGGCGCTGCCGACCAAAGCCAACAGAAAGGCTTGCGGCAAATCGATGTATTGTTCTCGCAACCAAACGCCGAAGGGACCAGGCAAGGCGCGTATCTGGGCCGCCGCACTATCGCGCACTTTCGCCCAGCTCGGCAGGGATTCCAGATTTAACTGCCGGGCGGCTTGTTGGCGCAATTGCTCGGACAATTCGCCGTCGCCGGGCATCATCCGCTCCCAAAACTCCGCCAATCCGACCCGCACCAAGGCAGCCAACGGTTGCTGCCGGTTAGGCGGCTGCAGATTAAGCGATTCGGCCAAGGGCTGCGGCGGCTTAGTCATAGTGAAAACTCACGACTCTGCCCAACCACGGCAACCAACCCGGATTAATGTCCAGCCCGGCCAAACGCACCGGCAATTTAATCGCCGCCATCGGCGCGTATAAATCGATATGGCTGGGGCTGTATTGAATTTGCCCGGTGAGCGCCAACAACTCAGGCTGCCAAACCCCGGTCTTGCCATACCAACGCTGGGCCAAACTCAAAACCTGTTCGCGAGCCGGCAATGCAGGCAATTGGTCCAGTTCCAAGCAATTCCGCCGGCCCAATTGCAGCGCGATAAAATCCACCAGCGCATCGTCCGTGTCCAACTGCAATTCTTGCCCAAGCCGATACAGCCAGGCCCAGCCGCTGGGCAATGTTTCGGCATGTTCCAGCATCAAGCCGCGCAATTCAGGCCGATTGAGCATATTTAATAAATACAGCAAGCCGCCTTGCCGGGTATGGAATCCGGCAAACTCCAGGCCTACGCTGGCCGGCTCTGGAAAAGAGTCCTGTGCAAGCGCCTTGGCAGTAAAACAAGGGTCGGCTAACGATAGGCTTGTTGCAATCGG
Encoded proteins:
- a CDS encoding ATP-binding protein, with the translated sequence MTKPPQPLAESLNLQPPNRQQPLAALVRVGLAEFWERMMPGDGELSEQLRQQAARQLNLESLPSWAKVRDSAAAQIRALPGPFGVWLREQYIDLPQAFLLALVGSAETDYLVTLTLSELQTPNPGNRLAVHLALTMLDELFGAATLDALDLYSTALVQQQVLLLEGSGPLSLRQLRIEPALWSVLCGRPAIWPGCRVIALTDRELLPQRIRKQLPHLATLLAKGEVRGLAIRGNSGCGRRALAAELAGLLGLTAIEVQSDLWQQQPALPLACQLAGWLPVIKVQVAAGDSWQLPVIQPNIAHVIVLGMSDAVSGQDLLELEMGVPDEAERRQLWARYLADPELARRAASALLSGPVIQKVARNAVLRAEQSRSVLNAEHIAQARRDLGAERLRLLAEPVRRRVEREAVVFPPLVEQYLHDFIARAHSRESLWEALGVTLQASRNAGLRALFVGDSGTGKTLAASYVATALGAPLYRVDLAAIMNKYVGESEKNLGSLLDLAAAADAVLLFDEADSLFGRRTDAQQSGERYANMLTNFLLTRIENHPGITILTTNSRERIDNAFTRRLDAIVDFPMPGFQERLDLWRSHFGQRSPSDDLCKTLASYCDISGGQIRNVVLTAAGCSPADQPIGIETLLSALQREYQKLGRNPPAQLKQLRS